The Coregonus clupeaformis isolate EN_2021a chromosome 8, ASM2061545v1, whole genome shotgun sequence genome has a segment encoding these proteins:
- the LOC121571285 gene encoding proline-, glutamic acid- and leucine-rich protein 1, with product MAATAAWMHGPSNIRLTEGFVSVLKEQRPEYLPALLANYREHGVFSTQSTGAVGGLVGLSNAKLGNSKTKFEGLCLLSVLVKDSSSDVFQQHCLSWLRSLQQVIQSQAPLPSIQLAVGVLQDLLQYSSQLPELAREVGLNSVLGILTSLLGLKSECHLAAMEGMTACMTFYPRACGSLRDKLGAYFLSKMDSANPKVQEVACECYGRLPCLGGVVERGGGGRRAEGWTSQLHCLLASANSILAQLYQGSESEGTVQYEGPGVELPYPPLDDTDPLLLLQLQHRYRAACLGLKHTLSVDPASAVRLPVQQVLNLVCRALAVSSKSINLTGDGCVRLLVLPAIHKDTLQVLHALITALGSGLVLYSSVLQRLFSQTLSAWTPLPETSLGQQRAFSAVRVSVYRTLELWVRVGGASAGVLQGSPTHSELLLAHLLGDITPGADSVRPSTSPQLRDLVSSKPCPKSRKPGLAMGDGGGASLQRKGDSLANQDTCLSALRALRQVILTSGSLLKEDIHKRLHDVVLPLCARLQQQHGATGSDSGAGRVSGQYGSAPPRRELYRLLLALVLVPPPRWPPPLTCTVSILSHGRRDRSLKVSSFCTEALTICNSLLHPRTPSLSFPLPPLTLKPTPSQASSLTLLGGPTPGTPFPSRHHLGLGHTALLGSLDNHLPLVVPGLSGQGSTPGDLLLSPHQGELAGLGLPEGQRPVFIRYDKEEAEDVEISLESDSDDSVVIVPQGMLMLESQDGTSAAATLPGSSLAPGGVTLPVPGPGGDPGRDISLPLSFSNNLPSTSLPHPLLPSSTINSFPPAPLVSLVPPLNSTSVGQLGEPSVGLGVGADSLPGAQLQQMLLQGQPPAPGQPTALGLPIQMHQNQLAQSSRALQQQQQSIDEDHTVININSSDEEEEDEEMEDEDELGEEEEEEGLEDEEEEGSDFPDEEEYYDEEEFDDYEAEEGEEMEDEEEEGEIRPLDGEGRRGEMGGQEEGEVLRGLAEEGGIGGFRVEREGEGGIEELETDRSAYGEEGIKAQEVESIGVLEEEREGEEDDDEGMNDPTMPQILCVTGGALEEREELDREGHGQKVRSWEQKGANRPEGMSSSEEGPVPQHQQEAGPAPEVRVDGDNQPSNQEGETSKQGGDNSGQEMRSSTAPSETKGEGPEREKGGKEGEEGEAEEEDGRGMKRKREGEEEEGTGQGTEKNKLDEEVMASMLADFVACPPDNVENVPSASNRPS from the exons ATGGCTGCAACAGCGGCTTGGATGCATGGCCCCTCCAATATACGGCTAACCGAGGGTTTCGTGTCTGTTCTGAAAGAGCAGCGGCCCGAATATTTACCTGCACTTTTAGCGAATTACCGGGAGCATGGCGTGTTCTCGACTCAG AGTACCGGAGCTGTCGGTGGTCTCGTGGGACTCAGCAACGCCAAACTCGGCAACAGCAAAACCAAGTTCGAGGGTCTGTGCCTTCTCTCCGTGCTGGTCAAAGACAGTTCTAGTGATGTGTTCCAACAACACTGTCTCTCATGGCTACGGTCCCTACAACAGGTCATACAG TCCCAGGCCCCTCTCCCTTCCATCCAGCTAGCAGTGGGTGTCCTCCAGGACCTGCTCCAGTATTCCTCCCAGCTACCTGAGCTGGCCAGGGAGGTGGGCCTCAACTCTGTCCTGGGGATCCTCACCTCCCTGCTAGGCCTCAAGTCTGAG tgtCACCTAGCTGCCATGGAGGGGATGACCGCATGTATGACCTTCTATCCTCGAGCCTGTGGCTCCCTGAGG GACAAACTGGGTGCCTATTTCTTATCCAAAATGGACAGTGCCAACCCAAAAGTACAAGAG gtAGCATGTGAGTGTTATGGTCGTCTGCCCTGTCTGGGCGGAGTCGTGGAGAGAGGGGGTGGCGGGCGCAGAGCCGAGGGATGGACCAGTCAGCTTCACTGCCTGCTGGCCTCGGCCAATAGCATACTGGCACAACTCTACCAGGGCTCTGAATCAG AAGGGACAGTGCAGTATGAAGGGCCAGGTGTAGAGCTGCCCTACCCTCCTCTGGACGACACAGACCCCCTCCTCCTGCTGCAGCTACAACACAGATACAGAGCTGCCTGTCTGggtctcaaacacacactcag TGTGGACCCGGCCTCTGCAGTGCGTCTACCTGTACAGCAGGTGCTCAACCTGGTCTGTCGCGCCCTGGCGGTCAGCTCCAAGAGCATA AATTTAACAGGTGATGGGTGTGTGAGGCTGCTGGTGTTGCCTGCCATACACAAAGATACTCTACAGGTGCTGCACGCTCTCATCACAGC TTTAGGCAGTGGGTTGGTGCTGTACTCCAGTGTGCTACAGAGACTGTTCTCTCAGACCCTGTCTGCCTGGACCCCTCTACCTGAAACCAGCCTGGGACAACAGAGAGCATTCAG TGCAGTGCGAGTGTCCGTGTACCGTACCTTAGAACTCTGGGTAAGAGTGGGAGGAGCCTCAGCCGGTGTCTTGCAGGGAAGCCCCACACATTCCGAGCTCCTATTGGCCCACCTGCTGGGAGACATCACACCAGGGGCGGACTCTGTTAGG ccctctacctctcctcagcTCCGTGATCTGGTTTCCAGCAAGCCCTGCCCTAAAAGTCGGAAGCCCGGATTGGCTATGGGCGACGGGGGCGGAGCCTCTCTCCAGAGGAAAGGAGACTCGCTGGCCAATCAGGACACCTGCCTGTCTGCACTCAGAG CATTGAGACAGGTCATACTGACCAGTGGATCTCTCCTGAAGGAAGATATACACAAG cGTCTCCACGATGTCGTCCTCCCGCTGTGTGCACGTCTGCAGCAACAGCACGGTGCTACCGGGAGTGACAGCGGGGCTGGGAGGGTGAGTGGGCAGTATGGCAGTGCCCCCCCCCGTAGGGAGCTGTACCGTCTGCTACTGGCTCTGGTCCTAGTGCCTCCACCTCGATGGCCCCCACCCCTCACCTGTACTGTGTCTATACTCAGCCACGGGAGGAGGGATAGGAGTCTGAAG gtatccTCCTTCTGTACAGAGGCCCTGACCATATGCAACTCCCTCCTCCACCCGcgcaccccctccctctccttccccctgccCCCCCTCACCCTCAAACCCACCCCCTCCCAGGCATCCAGCCTCACCCTCCTAGGGGGGCCCACCCCTGGAACTCCCTTCCCCAGCCGACACCACCTGGGCCTTGGCCACACCGCCCTGCTAGGCTCCCTGGACAACCACCTACCTCTGGTTGTTCCAGGGCTCTCCGGCCAGGGCTCTACCCCAGGAGACCTGCTCCTGTCCCCCCATCAAGGTGAGCTGGCCGGGCTGGGGCTCCCCGAGGGCCAGAGACCTGTCTTCATCCGTTACGACAAAGAAGAAGCAGAGGATGTGGAGATTTCACTAGAGAGCGACTCGGACGATAGCGTGGTCATCGTGCCACAGGGGATGCTGATGTTAGAAAGCCAAGATGGCACCAGCGCTGCGGCCACTCTTCCCGGGTCTTCTTTAGCACCAGGTGGCGTCACACTCCCCGTGCCCGGTCCAGGGGGCGACCCAGGCAGGGACATCTCCCTCCCACTTTCCTTCTCCAACAACCTTCCCTCCACCTCCcttcctcaccctctcctcccctcctccaccatCAACTCGTTCCCTCCAGCTCCGCTAGTCTCTCTCGTTCCCCCTCTCAACTCCACCAGTGTGGGCCAGCTTGGGGAACCCTCTGTGGGGTTAGGAGTCGGGGCTGACTCCCTGCCTGGAGCCCAGCTCCAGCAGATGTTGCTGCAGGGCCAGCCTCCAGCACCAGGTCAACCCACAGCACTGGGTCTCCCCATACAG ATGCACCAGAACCAGTTAGCCCAGTCCAGCAGAGCTCTACAGCAGCAACAGCAGTCCATTGACGAAGATCACACTGTCATTAATATCAACAGCtctgatgaagaagaggaggatgaagagatggaggatgaggatgagctcggagaggaggaggaagaggagggtctGGAGGACGAAGAAGAGGAAGGGAGCGATTTCCCCGATGAGGAAGAATATTATGATGAAGAAGAGTTTGATGATTATGAGgcggaagagggggaggagatggaggatgaagaggaggagggagagattcGGCCGTTGGacggagaagggaggagaggagagatgggaggacaagaggaaggagaggtgCTCAGAGGGTTGGCGGAGGAAGGAGGGATAGGAGGATTtcgagtggagagagagggggaaggagggatagaggagctGGAGACGGACAGAAGCGCGTACGGGGAAGAAGGGATAAAGGCTCAGGAGGTAGAGAGCATCGGAGtgctggaggaagagagagagggagaggaggatgacgATGAAGGAATGAATGACCCGACCATGCCTCAGATCCTGTGTGTGACGGGCGGAGCtctggaagagagggaggagctaGATCGGGAGGGGCATGGGCAGAAAGTGAGGTCATGGGAGCAGAAGGGAGCCAATCGGCCGGAGGGAATGTCCTCTTCTGAAGAAGGACCTGTTCCTCAACACCAACAGGAGGCGGGGCCTGCACCGGAAGTGAGGGTGGACGGCGACAATCAGCCATCCAATCAGGAGGGCGAAACATCCAAACAGGGCGGCGACAACTCCGGACAGGAAATGAGGTCATCAACAGCTCCGAGTGAGACAAAGGGGGAGGGGCCTGAACGAGAGAaaggaggaaaagagggagaggaaggagaggctgaagaagaggatgggagagggatgaagaggaagagggagggagaggaggaggaaggaacaGGACAGGGAACAGAGAAGAACAAG ctGGATGAAGAAGTGATGGCGTCCATGTTAGCCGATTTCGTAGCCTGCCCTCCGGACAATGTAGAAAATGTGCCCTCTGCATCCAACCGCCCATCCTAA
- the alox12 gene encoding arachidonate 12-lipoxygenase, 12S-type, translating to MEVYKLTVATGTSEYSGTNNYIYVTLVGEKGESERTILDNPGLDFCRGAVDEYKVCSPAPLGPLLLVRLEKQRYWVEDNWFCRYVTVEPPGGGTALTFPCYRWLIGDIKVEIREGTAKRLSDDTSPQLLAHRKAELQERQKIYRWAAWAPGIPKCIDAKTEADLHQDVRFDNEKRSDFEGSLHYAILELSLKKLAIRFGKSWNDLEDFKRCFWKLKSPIAEYCMEHWKEDWFFGYQCLNGSNPRMIQRCKELPGNFPVSGDMVQGSLAPRTTLDKELKAGNIYLIDYAIMDGVPTNVIRGKPQYIAAPLCLLYEHPDLGLIPIAIQLGQTPGFDTPIFLPNDPPLAWLLAKIWVRHSEFQVFQLLSHLLRTHLLVEVFCVATLRQLPAVHPVYKLLTPHLRYTLEINCRGRTQLVSADGIFKRVVSTGGEGLLVLSQREYKVLTYRSLQPCWDFQQRGTTTLKDYFYREHSLMLWDAIHSFVSGMISVYYHCDSDVVEDSELQTWIKDIAEEGFVDVPKFGLSNELKNKAELVTLLSVAIFTSTAQHAATNNGQFDWCAWVPNTPCTMRHPMPTDKDAVTMEMIMDSLPDVSQTCLEMAITWHLGRPQPDAVPMGQYPEQYFTEPQAQEVIDRFRQELKDIEEHILSQNQGLELPYLFLLPSRIENSITI from the exons ATGGAGGTGTATAAGCTGACAGTTGCTACAGGCACATCAGAGTATTCTGGCACCAATAACTACATATATGTCACCCTggtgggagagaaaggagagagtgagagaacaaTCCTGGACAACCCTGGACTGGACTTCTGTAGAGGAGCG GTGGATGAGTACAAGGTGTGTAGCCCGGCCCCTCTGGGTCCTCTCCTCCTGGTTCGTCTGGAGAAGCAGCGTTACTGGGTGGAGGATAACTGGTTCTGTCGCTATGTCACTGTGGAGCCACCAGGTGGTGGTACAGCCCTCACCTTCCCCTGTTACCGCTGGCTCATAGGAGACATCAAGGTGGAGATACGAGAAGGCACAG cGAAGAGACTCAGTGATGACACCTCTCCTCAGCTATTGGCTCACAGAAAAGCAGAACTGCAAGAGAGACAGAAGATATACAG ATGGGCTGCATGGGCTCCTGGGATTCCCAAGTGTATTGATGCCAAGACCGAGGCAGACCTGCATCAGGACGTACGTTTTGACAACGAGAAAAGGAGCGACTTTGAGGGCTCCTTACACTATgc tattCTAGAGCTGTCTCTGAAGAAACTAGCCATCAGGTTTGGAAAGTCATGGAACGATCTGGAGGACTTTAAACGATGCTTCTGGAAACTCAAAAGCCCGATAGCTG AGTACTGTATGGAGCACTGGAAGGAGGATTGGTTCTTTGGGTACCAGTGTCTGAATGGTTCAAACCCCCGCATGATCCAGCGCTGCAAGGAGCTTCCAGGAAACTTCCCAGTCTCTGGAGACATGGTGCAGGGGTCGTTGGCACCCAGGACCACCCTGGACAAGGAGCTCAAG GCTGGTAACATCTACTTGATTGACTATGCCATTATGGATGGTGTTCCCACAAATGTAATCAGGGGGAAACCACAGTACATCGCTGCACCTCTGTGTCTACTATATGAACACCCTGACCTGGGACTCATACCCATTGCCATACAG CTAGGACAGACTCCTGGCTTCGACACACCCATTTTCCTGCCTAATGACCCGCCCCTGGCCTGGCTACTGGCTAAGATCTGGGTCCGTCACTCAGAGTTTCAGGTGTTCCAGTTGCTGTCACACCTGTTGAGAACTCACCTGTTGGTAGAAGTGTTCTGTGTGGCTACATTACGTCAACTTCCCGCTGTACACCCTGTATATAAG ctcCTGACTCCCCACCTGCGCTACACTCTGGAGATCAACTGCAGGGGACGCACTCAGCTTGTCTCTGCTGACGGCATCTTCAAAAGG GTGGTGTCTACAGGAGGGGAGGGTCTGCTCGTCCTGTCCCAGAGAGAGTACAAGGTCCTGACCTACCGCTCTCTCCAGCCCTGCTGGGACTTCCAACAGCGCGGCACCACCACGCTCAAAGACTACTTCTACAGGGAGCACAGCCTCATGCTGTGGGACGCCATACACAG ttTCGTCTCAGGGATGATATCTGTGTACTACCATTGTGACAGTGATGTGGTGGAGGACTCGGAGTTACAGACCTGGATAAAGGACATCGCTGAGGAGGGCTTTGTCGATGTTCCCAAATTTGGCTTGTCCAACGAActaaaaaacaaagcagagctggTCACCTTGCTGAGTGTAGCCATCTTCACAAGCACAGCACAGCACGCAGCCACCAACAATGGACAG TTTGACTGGTGTGCTTGGGTACCCAACACCCCGTGCACCATGCGTCACCCCATGCCAACCGACAAGGACGCTGTTACCATGGAGATGATAATGGACAGCCTGCCTGATGTCAGCCAAACATGTTTGGAGATGGCGATCACATGGCACCTGGGGCGGCCACAACCTGATGCA gtCCCAATGGGTCAGTATCCAGAGCAGTACTTCACTGAGCCCCAGGCCCAGGAGGTGATTGACAGGTTCAGACAGGAACTGAAGGATATAGAGGAACACATCCTGAGCCAGAACCAGGGACTGGAGCTACCTTACCTCTTCCTCCTGCCCAGCCGCATCGAGAACAGCATTACTATATAG